The Candidatus Zixiibacteriota bacterium nucleotide sequence ATACTACAGCAACACCGCCATCCGCAATGCGGTCGGTGCCTATGATGTCACCTCTGGCACTGTCCTGGGCACTGTCAACCGCGAATATTCGATGTGGCAGGGGTTGGAAACCAACCCGATGCAGGGTGCCGGTGATACCTGGGTTTTGGAATTTTCATTCGATAGAAGTTTGCTCAATCTCGATGGCGCTCAGACCATCAATTTCCATAATACCCTGGGATGCGGAAATGATGTTATGAACAAGTCGTTTGCGGTGGTTCCGGAACCGACCAGCATGATGCTTCTGGGACTCGGCATGCTCGGCCTTGGCGCTCTCCGAAAAAGATTCTAATCATTGCTCAGTAGCAGCCCTCCGACCCCGCTTTCCCGGCGGGGTTTTTTATTCCCTTAATTCCTTGACAGCCACCTCTTTTTTTATAATCTTACTGCCCGATTTGAAACAATCTCACATCGGATGTGAGCGAAACCGCTGTCTCTTTTGAATCTATTGGAAAAAACGTGCCGCTTCTTAAGAATTCTCTTCTCCGCAACAGCTGCTTCATCTTAATCCTCGTTTTGTTGTTTGGTGGCTGTTCCTCCGACCGGGGAAAACTGATTCGCTTCAGCGCCGAGAAACTTCTGCACAAAGCCAACCGTCTTCATGACAAAGCCGGCATCAAACCGGAACTGGGCAATGAGCAGCTCTGGAGCGAAGTAAAGCAGGCGTATATCGCCGTGACCGATTACTGCTGGAAACATATTGATTCGCTTCCGGAATCGCGCTATCCGGTGGAGCGCAAGGAACTCGAAGCGGCCGCCTTTACCGCTGTCAACCGCCTTTCCGGTATCTATTTCTCAGAAAAGAACTATGACTCGGCCGTCACTTACCTCAACCAGCTTCTCACCCTGACCCAATTGGAGGGACAACAACTCTTGACCACCCGCGTCAACCTGGCCCGTATTCGTCAGGCTAAAGGGGACTGGGATGAAGCGATGGCTATCTACCACTCTATCATCGATACTTTCTATCCCCCGGTTGACAATCAGAACAAGGTTCTGGTGCAGGTTTTGAATATTCCCATGGAGCTGGTTCGTTCTTATCTGATAATCAGCGATACCCTGGGCGTTCTGGCGGAGAGCCAGTCGGCGAAGAGCTATTATAACCGTCTCATAAAGGAATGGCCCAATTCTGTTCTGGCGACCGCCGCCCGAAGCAACCTGGCGCGGCTCCATGTTGACCTGGGCGAGTGGGACAGCGCCATCGAGAATCTTCAGTTTCTCAAAGATAGTGCCGGCCAGGTGGACCTTCAAGCCGCTCTCCTCATTGGCGACATACTCGCCTCCGGAAAGAAAGATTACCTGCGGGCAGTTTCCCAATACAACGGCATTATGGCGCGTGTTGCCGATTCCACCCAGCGCGCCCTGCTAATGACCCGCATCGGGCGCGCCTACTTTGAAGGAGAGCAGTACGAAAAATGCCGCGAGATTATGGGTGAGATAAAGCGCTATTACGAAAGATTCTACAATACCAATCCGACTCCTCTCAATTATATCGCCCGCTCTTTTGCCGAAGAAGGAAACTGGGAGATGGCCGAAAGCGAGTTTCGCTGGCTCATCAGCAACTATTCCGGCACCGAAGATGCCTTCAATGCCCATCTGATGATAATCGACCATTATAAGAAAGTAAATGATAAACGCCAGGTGGAAGCCTGGAACCGGCGCGCCGAAGAATTTTATGAGAGAATGAGCCGTCAGCATTACGGCACCTCCATTGAGGCTTCGGCTCTCTCATACAGCGCGGAGATTGCCCGTCGCGAAGAAAAATGGGAGAAGGCGGCCGACCTTCTTACCCAGCTGTACAAAAGGTTCTCCCAGACAGAAACCGGACGCAGCGCCCTGATAAAAGCCGCTACTATCTACCGCGAGAAACTGAATCAACCGGAAGTTGCCGACGAATTAATGAATCGCCTCAAGGCGGAACTTTCCCCCCTCTCCGCGGGTAAAAATACTGATTAGACTTCCGATATTAGGAATACAAAAGTTTCGAAACTTATGCCAGCTGGAGGAATGATGAATCTTAGAAGAACGACTCTGATAGTCGCCGCCATGTTTTTGCTCGGCGCTGTCAATCTCGCGGCTCAGGACGACAAATTTGGAGCGGTTGATACGGTCTTTCTCGAGCCGTATAAAATAGATGCGCTCAACTGGGGTATCAATATCTCGATGTTCAATGACGAAGAGATTATCGCCCTGTCGCTTCCCCTTACCTTCTCTGACGGGAAAAATCGGATTGTCGCCGATTCCACTATTTTCACCGGCGGACTGGTGGAGAAATTCAAAGTAAAAGAAGCCCGTTCCGATACCGCCATGCAGTGCTTGACCATCGGCTTGATAAACGATATCGGCGTCTCGGTGCCGCCGCTTCCGCCGGGACGGGGAAGAATCGCCACTGTTTTTGTCTCTTCTATCGACAAGAAGGAAATTTCATCGCTTAAGGTCGATACCACCACAACCCCGCCGAGCAATACGCTCCTGCTGGTGAAACAGCCATCCGACCCGCTCGTGCCGGCGCTGGTCATCAAAGCCCCAGCCAAGTCGGAAAAGAAATAAGAACGGTCGTCGACGTATCACAAATAAGAAACGCCTCCCCGCCGGGAGGCGTTTATCTTTTGACTCTTCTGAGCTGAAGCGCCTACTCTTTATCCTCCCCGAAGTCGATGTCGGGAACTTCTTTCTTAATATTGGTTCTTATCGATTTCTGAACTTTCTTAATCAGATATTTTTCCAGCTTCTGTTTCAAATCTCCCGGGAGTTTCTCCCGCGCATAGAACTCCTTGTAAAGGATGCCGGCATCGAGTCTGAAACATTCCTCCAGTCCCGCCTGACGGGCTATAAGCGCCAGGTCCAAAAACGCCCGCTCATCATCAGTCTTGGTGGGAAAAGCCTCTTTCTCGGAGACGGTTATTTTCACCGAGCCAAGAGAAGAAACCAGAGTGGTTATATCGGCTTGCTCGCAGAATTTGAAGATATCATCTTTCATCGCCTCCATTTCCGACTCCAGGATTTTCTTCCTTCGACTCAATTCCAGATATTTCTCCGCCAGTTCCTTCCCCGCTTCCTTGTCAAATTCTACCCCCAGGTCGTCCTCCAACGATAAGCGGTGACGTTTCGCCGGACAGAGTTCATAATAAACGCACCAGTCGCAGAGCGGCGATTCCTTCGGAGGAAAATCGTCATCACGGCGCGCCTTTTCTATCTCCAGAATATCCTGAAAGGCGCGATATCGAATCTCCTCCAGCTTGTCCTCATCCATCACGGTTGTTAAGGAGAGGCCGTGGCGGAGAAAAATCTGCCGCAGCTGTATCTCCCTGAAATCGGGCCAGAGATATCTCACTCCCAGCTGGTACAAGCCCATCTGAGTGTCGTTATCAAGAGTCTGCTGGGTCGGGAGCGATACGTTGGTTTTGTAATCGATTATTTCGACCACTTCGTCGGGGCGGCGGCAGATACGGTCAATGACGCCGCTGATGGTGAAGCGCCCCTCCGGGTCAAGAGGGAAGGTTATCTTTTTCTCCAGCGCCACCGAGGCGCCGTCATCAAAAGGAGCATTCTTATCATAATACTGCGCCAGCGCCTCCGAACCGACTCTGATATAGTCGTCCACGCCCAGTCCTTCGCGGGTAACTTTGATTTTATCCTTTTCCGGAGTCTCCCAGTATTTACGGTATAATTCCAGAAGTTCCTCTCTAGATAGAAGCCGCATGTTCATCTTGAAACTATATAGCTTCTCCAGAGCGTAATGAACTGCCGAGCCGAGGAAGTTTTCCACGCTGACCGGCTTCTCCACCACCGCCCGCTCGATATACTGGAACTTATACTGCCGGGGGCAGTTCTTGAACGTCTCAATCTTCGATTTGCTGTAAGCGGTAGCCACCTCTCCTCCTTTATGCCAAAACTCTCTCTCCTATTATATATCAATCCGGGCAGAGCGCAATCATATTTATATTCTCTTGCCAATAGTCCTTGAATTTCCAATTTTTTCTCCCGATGAATCGGCGCTCATCC carries:
- a CDS encoding PEP-CTERM sorting domain-containing protein, which gives rise to YYSNTAIRNAVGAYDVTSGTVLGTVNREYSMWQGLETNPMQGAGDTWVLEFSFDRSLLNLDGAQTINFHNTLGCGNDVMNKSFAVVPEPTSMMLLGLGMLGLGALRKRF
- a CDS encoding tetratricopeptide repeat protein, whose product is MSETAVSFESIGKNVPLLKNSLLRNSCFILILVLLFGGCSSDRGKLIRFSAEKLLHKANRLHDKAGIKPELGNEQLWSEVKQAYIAVTDYCWKHIDSLPESRYPVERKELEAAAFTAVNRLSGIYFSEKNYDSAVTYLNQLLTLTQLEGQQLLTTRVNLARIRQAKGDWDEAMAIYHSIIDTFYPPVDNQNKVLVQVLNIPMELVRSYLIISDTLGVLAESQSAKSYYNRLIKEWPNSVLATAARSNLARLHVDLGEWDSAIENLQFLKDSAGQVDLQAALLIGDILASGKKDYLRAVSQYNGIMARVADSTQRALLMTRIGRAYFEGEQYEKCREIMGEIKRYYERFYNTNPTPLNYIARSFAEEGNWEMAESEFRWLISNYSGTEDAFNAHLMIIDHYKKVNDKRQVEAWNRRAEEFYERMSRQHYGTSIEASALSYSAEIARREEKWEKAADLLTQLYKRFSQTETGRSALIKAATIYREKLNQPEVADELMNRLKAELSPLSAGKNTD
- a CDS encoding PD-(D/E)XK nuclease family protein, with translation MATAYSKSKIETFKNCPRQYKFQYIERAVVEKPVSVENFLGSAVHYALEKLYSFKMNMRLLSREELLELYRKYWETPEKDKIKVTREGLGVDDYIRVGSEALAQYYDKNAPFDDGASVALEKKITFPLDPEGRFTISGVIDRICRRPDEVVEIIDYKTNVSLPTQQTLDNDTQMGLYQLGVRYLWPDFREIQLRQIFLRHGLSLTTVMDEDKLEEIRYRAFQDILEIEKARRDDDFPPKESPLCDWCVYYELCPAKRHRLSLEDDLGVEFDKEAGKELAEKYLELSRRKKILESEMEAMKDDIFKFCEQADITTLVSSLGSVKITVSEKEAFPTKTDDERAFLDLALIARQAGLEECFRLDAGILYKEFYAREKLPGDLKQKLEKYLIKKVQKSIRTNIKKEVPDIDFGEDKE